In the Deltaproteobacteria bacterium genome, ATCGAAACCTGAAGTCTCTGTAGGTGGCAGATATCGATGATTTTCAATAAGTCATAGCACCAAAACATGTGGTACCAACACTCTGTTGAAGGGATCGTCATTCTCCGGTTTCGGCGATCACTATTATGTAATGCCGTAAACCCTTGCCGCGTTTTCGTATAAAACTTTCCGGAGCAGAGGCTTGTCTCCTTTGCAGGCTTTACGCGCACAGGCCAGGGCGGCCCAGGCATCGCCAAAGGGCCAGTCCGAAGCAAAAAGCACCCGGTCAGGCCCAAACACCTTAATCAGTTTCCTTATATTGGCCGCTGACTGGAGCGAGGTGTCCACGGAGACATTTGCAAAGGCATACAGTTTTTCCATGACTTCCTCCACTTCGTACATGCCGGCATGACCCACCACAAAACGCACGTCCGGATGTTCCCGCACCAGGCGCACGGCGTAGTCCACAGCGCCGTATTCCGGTATATTCTTATCTTTCTCTTCACCTTTATAATAATTGGAAATGCCGCAGTGAAACAGCACGGCAAGCCCCACCCTGCCCGCGGCTTCCACCGCCTTGTGCGTGCGCGGATCGTCCAGGGCCACCTTCTGGATTATGCCGTGGAGCTTGAGTCCCTTTGCACCACTCGCCTTGTCCGCCGTAAGCTGTGCTTCAAAATCGCCGCCCGCCGCCACATCAACGGTGGTAAACGGGATAACGCCTGGCTCCTGGCTGGCGGCTTTCGCCAAATCGCCGAAGACCACATAAGGATGGATGGGCATGCAGGCGCTATGGGTGATGCCCAATCGATCCATGGATTTTCGGAGATTTTCCAGGGTTGCGGTCCGGCTGCGAACCTGTTCGGCCATGATGGCCTGGCTGAGAGAAAGACGGTATAGCAGGTTTCCCAGGCCGAAATTACGATAACCCACCAATCCCCAGAGAGTGATGGGATCAAAAATCATGGGTTTGGTTATTCCCTTTTTCCAGATGAGCTCGCCCCCGCCCTCGATTAACAGATCTCCGATGTGAGTGTGCGCGTCAATGATGGGATGGGATTTCATGTAACAGCCTCTCTTTGAACTTTTGGGTTTGGGCGGTCAAACAAGCGAAAATACACTTGAGATCGCGCCCATTCCCAAAATTTGAGTCATAAAGTCGGGGATCCCCCACCAATTCCTCATTGCCACGAAAAATCAATTTTGCTTAATCCGTAAAACGGTCCTGCATTTTCAAGCCGGCCATAACCGCCTTGGCCGCAATTGTGGAGAAGGGCTGAGGAGGCCAGGGAAGTGTGCGGCGATTCACGAAAAATACATCCGTGAGATCCGTCTTTTTCTCCAATACCAGGTCCGCTGCAGTGACGCCGTTTAAGTGAGTGAGGCTCACGCCATGCCCCATGCACCCTAAGCTGTATACCATGCGCTTATCGCCAACGTACCCAATGGCCGGGGCCATGTCCATAGTGAGGGAGACCGGCCCGCCCCAGCGGTGAGTAAAGCCCACGTTTTTCAGCTGGGGGAAAATTTGACGCACATCTTCTTCCAGGCCGTCAAAAACCTCGTCGTTAAGGTCGTGATCCATACTGGGCCCATAAGACAGGCCGAAGTCCCTGCCTCCCATGAGGATGCGGTTGTCAGCGGTAAGGCGGTAATAATGAATCAGGTTCCTGGCATCTTCGATTCCCTGGCGGTTTTGCCATCCAATGGACTCCATCTGCTTGTCGCTCAAAGGCTCGGTAAGTACGATATAGGTCCAAAGCGGTGTTTGCTTCCAACGGATCTGAGGGACAAGATGAGACCAAGCGTTGGTGGCCAGCACCACCTTGTCCGCCAGCATCCTGCCCCCTGCCGTCTTCAGGAGAACTTGAGACCCGTGCTTTTCGATGTGGTTTACCGGTGAATTCTCGTAAACTTTTACACCCAGGTTTTCCACAGCATCTTTTTCTCCCCAGGCAAGTTTGGCCGGATTGACAATGCCGCACCGGGGTTCGGACCATGCTCCCAGGTAGGAAGGGCTTTTCACCTGCGCCTGCACCGCGTCCCGGTCAATCCATTCAATGCCGGAAAGACCAAGGGATTTCGCAAATTCCACCTCGTGCATAATGCGTTTTTTATAGGCCTCGGTGGTGGCAACGCGCAAAAAACCCGAATGT is a window encoding:
- a CDS encoding amidohydrolase; amino-acid sequence: MKSHPIIDAHTHIGDLLIEGGGELIWKKGITKPMIFDPITLWGLVGYRNFGLGNLLYRLSLSQAIMAEQVRSRTATLENLRKSMDRLGITHSACMPIHPYVVFGDLAKAASQEPGVIPFTTVDVAAGGDFEAQLTADKASGAKGLKLHGIIQKVALDDPRTHKAVEAAGRVGLAVLFHCGISNYYKGEEKDKNIPEYGAVDYAVRLVREHPDVRFVVGHAGMYEVEEVMEKLYAFANVSVDTSLQSAANIRKLIKVFGPDRVLFASDWPFGDAWAALACARKACKGDKPLLRKVLYENAARVYGIT
- a CDS encoding FAD-dependent oxidoreductase, with product MKREDFRNKSYWLSSRDYKPNPGLSGDAKVDVAIVGGGFTGLSTALHLKKADPSLNVAILESQVVGFGASGRNGGFSMTLFGFTMAMTAFRFGRVKAREGHHYMERAVDLLKDMVEGYAIDCDYEHSGFLRVATTEAYKKRIMHEVEFAKSLGLSGIEWIDRDAVQAQVKSPSYLGAWSEPRCGIVNPAKLAWGEKDAVENLGVKVYENSPVNHIEKHGSQVLLKTAGGRMLADKVVLATNAWSHLVPQIRWKQTPLWTYIVLTEPLSDKQMESIGWQNRQGIEDARNLIHYYRLTADNRILMGGRDFGLSYGPSMDHDLNDEVFDGLEEDVRQIFPQLKNVGFTHRWGGPVSLTMDMAPAIGYVGDKRMVYSLGCMGHGVSLTHLNGVTAADLVLEKKTDLTDVFFVNRRTLPWPPQPFSTIAAKAVMAGLKMQDRFTD